AGTTCCATAGTCCGGCAAATACTTTAAATATGTCTGATGTATTATTGAAAAACCAGGTAAAATCCACTTTTTCACCCTCCAACTAGCAAATGTTTGATAGTTTGAGAGTGCAATGTGTTAGTTTTGATAGTTGGGGGTGCGAAGTTTCGGTTCCCCTTGATTCAGAGGGTGAAGAATGTATTTTTCCCAAAAGACCTTGACCAgtgaatataatttatttccaAATCAGATGTGCAGGTTCTGCAGatactattttaaaaattttggtaGCATGCCAATGACACAAAAAGGAATGCACGTCACTGACTCACTTATATTATGCTTTGCCATAATGATTTGACTCTTTCCCATACCAATAGTCTCGGATTTAGTTTTTGGCTATCTCACGATGTTTTTCCATTGCCAAAAGTCAAAAGAAGTGTTTTACATTTGCTCTTGTCAGCTGCACTGTTGATGGGTAATAGCAGATATTGATTACATGGGAGTGGCTGGGAAGCCTTTAAAATTTAggttcttaatttttaaaattttaaattgtggCCATATTTTAGGGACAGAAGTAGTTTGTTctgaaaagaaatttaattctCTTGAGACAAAATGCAGAAGCTACTAACTTGTCACCACAATGATCGCCTAATGATATATAGTTAGTATGCCAGTTTTCACCTATCGAAAAGAAATTTAAGATGCCAGTTTCCTCCAAATGATATTCTTGCAGCATTGCTTGGGTCTCTCCGAGAATGTATGCTAAAGACCTGTTATGAAATCCCTATCCAGAATGTGCTGCTTAGATACCTTATCGGCCTTCTAATACTCATTTAGAGTGGATATTTGCATTTCTAGTGATGCCTTTGGGTGGTTCATTATCTCACTTTTAAAGAATCCTATGTACCTCTCGACTTGCATGTATTTTGGTTGCTTGGGAGACTTATCTTCACTGTTCGCTCTTATGGGAACCTTGCTTTTTGTATCTGTCCTCATGCTGTAATTGTCTGTTTAAATTGCAATTGCAGAATGTGAAAGCAGTTTTTGATGCTGCAATCAAGGTGGTTATCAAGCCACAGCAGAAGCAAAAAGAGAAGAACAAGCCAAGTCGTGGATGCCTATTGTTAGTACCTTCTTTTCTCACAATTAAAAGGCTTGCTTACCATTCTTCACTTATTCATTGTTTTGGGCACTATATTCCATTATGGTTTTGGGCATTATGGATGGCTGATGTGCTCAGCTAAGGGAATGTATTTCTGTCATTACATGCATTGCACTATTATTAGCTTTCCTCTTAAATATTCTTCATATTTATCTTTCCCAATCTCAAAATTAAGCCTTAGCAAAATTGCTTTGATTCTGCATCATTTTCTCACATTACAGCCGCTTTAGATTTTTGTATAATATGCATCGTTGAATTGATACTACCTGATTAGTGCCTGGCTAGCTAAATATGGTGAGTAAAAAAAGTCATCTTTAGACTTTAACCATTCTGATTCTTGTACCTCTGGTTTCCTGATTCGTCAGTTTCTGGGGCATAATCTGTTACTTAAAACTGCAGAAATCTCTTTCGTGGGAGGAGTCTTGTGTGTCTCAAATGAAACCATCTACTCTGAAATTTCAGCGTTGGCCATCTCATCCAGAGGCTTTTCATTGCAGTGAGGCTGTAAGGATCGTGTTAGTTTGATTTTCCTCATAGTTTTTGAAATATACCTTAGCTTTGCTATCTCCAAAGGTCACCTGCTGTGTCTCTGtgactattttattttactgttTTGGCTATAATTATCAGGAAAATGGTATACCCATCCTTTACTCTCTTTTCATTGTAAAGAATTGAAGATCAAagtctttccttctttttccttctttcctttttgtctTGCACAATACTGGTCTGCCTACCTGATTCTATTCACGATGTAGTCATGTTTCAAATTAGCTGCAAGATCTACTTCTATCAAGCTTCTCAACATGAACTTGTTTGAATTCACTTGCTTTCTCGTCtcatatatttattgttgattttaTGAAGAAAATACCGCAAATACGCCATGTACTGATTACAAACTTTGTTGTTTATCaacaaagtgaaaaataaaaaataaaaaatcgttgTAATCAGTAATAATACGCTTGTTGGAAACGTATGTGGTTGCTTCCCCCATATGGTTCAGTCAATTTGAGTCCCGGTTTCATTGATAAGTTATGCATGCATTCAAAGAGGTAAAATTCACAGGATTTTTGTCGGATGTTTGCCTGTTAACATGTAAACACACCACTTACTGTGAAACAAGAAATTTTAGAAACACAGGTATCTAAACGAAGGTCATAAGTGGGTGTacattggtttatttttttatttttttatattggacCGGGTGTCTGGTAATAGTGTCCCGACTAATCTCTAGAATGTATAGGGATTCAACAATGAGTTTTTCCCAAGTGCAACTTCGAATAATTCaaagataaatgaaaaatttgcTAACCTAATGGTCCTTATAGATTGTTTGTACCTAATAGAATTTGAACCTCGGACTTTGGAGAGAGAATATCACCAAGACCAACACCTTTACTACTTGATCCAACGCTCAGTGGTGTACGTTGGTTGCATTggtaaaatctttcaaaaaggggACTTTATACCAATATCCTAGCTAATTGGATATCATAGTGGGTTTTACCTCCAAATCTTGTGGACGTGGACCCCGGTATCAAACCCCGCTAAGTAGAGATTTAGataatgagttaaaataagatgaaagttgaataaaattttattaaaatattattttttttaatattatttttattttaaaatttgaaaaattgaatttttattatattttatttaaaaattttaaaaaaaattataataattaaatggaaTGAGTTGGGATACTTTTAGAATTAAAACAagacttaaatcttggtgtttaTTTCATTATATGCAGACACTACTAGCCAAGAATGCTTCTGCACCGTCCAACCTAGTTTTTTCGTTCATCATCGTCAGTTTCAAACCTAAtctccatttcttttctttcatgccaGTTTCTGTTTAGTTGTCAAGAAGTGGGTGCTCGGGTACAGCTCCGTTgatttctgtttttgtttttctgatttCTTTTGGGAGATgatctctgtgtgtgtgtgtgtgtgtgttcgtTCTTACAGTCCTCTAGGTATTACACCAAGTTTGTGTGGATTCTCACCTCCAAGCTGAGGTCCCTAAATGGACTGGTCCATTTTTAGAGAGGAAGACTATACTTGTGTGGCTGTCGACTCCCAGGTTCTGTTGAATGCTGAGAAATTTTGACTTCGGTGGACAAATGCCAAAGAACAGAGATTTAAGAATATGGTATGCCGAAGTACAGAGATTCTAGGTATTACTCCAAAGAATGTtgatagtgatgatgatgaatcAGAGTTTGGATCATTTAGTGATGGTTTTGGGCATGAAGCATTGAAGGTTCTGGCATGTTCCTGCGGGTTTGCAACcttaaaaggaaaaacatacctaaaaaaaaaaaaaccagttgACCCGACTCAGGTCGGGCAGGTTTGTACTAGCCTGGGAGAGGGTTGGGCCCAAGTACATACCGGATTGGTCGGGTTGCAGCCCTGTCTACCATATATTGTTATAGATCATCCAAGAAACAGTCGGCCGTCATGACCAAAAATAGCGTCAACCACTACTACTGGAATGTATTGTGAACAGGTTATTAAAATTGCTTTAAGAATCGATGGGGAGATTGGGTCTATTATTCCAAAGAGATTTATCAGCCTCCTCATGGCATTACTCATTCTTCACTATTTTTAACTTTCGTGGGTATTATTGAATAGAGTTTCTGTATTAAATATTGTTTATAGAAAATGAGTACAGATGATTTTCATGGAATTGTGCACCGGAAAGGttagatttttgaaaatttccCTTTCACAAATCATTTCCGATGGAAAATATAGACCCAACATTAAATATTAGAAAAACCCAATTTCTATATCTCTAGAGAAATGTTTCAATCTTTGTAATCTATTCAGCCACGTCAACAATCTttgagaaaataaacactgaagaaattaaaatgaaCTGAAGAGTCTGAAGTAAACTGTATATAAAGTTGAAACAGAATGGTTTCGTGTTTCTTCTTTCCAAGGACCTGAACGCACCTAATGAAATTTCCTCACctcagaaaaattctttttggcCAAAAGAAAGTAACCTTTCTCATGAATCACAATTAATGCAATATGTAACATGTTACCTTTCTTATTTAGCTAACGAGCAAAGGAAAAGGTTGCATACATGTGATGgagaaaacacaaaaatttcTCGTCATTTAGAAATTTACTCTTAAACAAAACCCTTTCCCATCTTTCCCCTTTGCACAATCCGAGAAACTTTACATAgactctctttccctctctggTGACTTGGACTATGCACATTACAAGTGAGTGACAAACACAGAATCAAGAAACTGTTGTTTTCATGAATCACCAGATTGTGagaatctcaatttttttttctttttttcttttttctttttttgttactGCCAAGGTGATTGCTTGTACCCATCCCAACCTCCCTCTGGCTCCTTCCTCTTCAAAACGCCACCAACTACCTGGTACGTCCTTGCTTGCTCGTTTGGAATAACCTGTGAACTGGCAACAGACTGCTGCCTTTGTGGAAGAGAAGTCTCCTCTCTCCCTTCAATATCTTGGCCTCCCGGACCAGCATTAAGGTCTAATGCACGCCTTCCCCATTTCCGACTGCTCTCACCACTACTGTTATTGCTACTGTCAGGATAACTAACAACATAAGGTCTGGGGAAATGGGATGAAACTGCACCAGCAGGTCCTAAAAACGGTGTATGGGCAGGGTAGCAAACCTTCCCAGCAGATGACGAATCCACATATGCTGTTGAAACACCTGAAAAACTGGCTGAAGGCAAAAGAAAGCTGCCAAAAGGGAAGACGGGGTACTGAAAAGGGCTAGAAGGGAAGGGCACTGCAGGAGCGGATGACAACACTGGCCCCCTATAGACATCAGGACTGAATGGGTTGCTGCCAGCAGTAGGACCCAACAACCTTTGCGCCCCACCAGTCGCAACAATTGGGAAATGATTCTCCCCTCTGTCAGGCATAATTGATACTGCTGAATAAGTGCCTCCTGAAGGAAACCACGGTGAAAAGTTTCCCAGTTCGGCATTGCTCATTCGAATGCTGGAAACAGGAGCCTGGACTGGCAAACTGCTCCTGGCAAGATGAACAAACGGTGAAGTTTCAGCACTCACCTCATCGACAACAGGCCCATTGTTTAAATCAAAATCCCGGTGGGCACTTGCTGCATCATTAAGAGGACCACCTGATGGTGATTTGACTGGGACAAGTGGGACATCCATTCTACGACCACTGCTGGTTGAGTGATTGCCCATATCCAAAGTATCAACAACACGGTTCAAATCGAGATCAAGACCTCCAGGGAATCGAACAGGTGCAGAGCCCATCAGTTCCTCACGTGCCATTCCGCGATTGTTTGTCAGGCCGGGTAAATTACCCTGCTCCTGTGCAGAATCTCGAGAAGCCAAGTCCTCGAGCATTCTTTCATCAGGGACATTCAAGTCAATATCCAAAGGGAGGCGACCATGCTTGCCAGCTGTAACATCAGGAAGAGGAATGAATGTGGTGCCCTGTGGCATCTCAGGAGCTTTCCGAGGTTCAGCTGGCCGAAAGGCACTAGTGGCTGCTGATCCCTTCCAACCAAGTTCTCCTTTACTCTTCAATAGGTCATCTGGTGGAACAAAGGGCCCTTTGGCAGCTGCAGTCACTGTAATTGAAGCAGGAAGACCACCAGACAcagaagaaacaagaaaaggtaATGGGTTAACCCGAGGAGTGGCAGCTAAACATCGTGCTGCTGTCAAGTTATTTATCTCCCCAAGTTTTCCATCATCAACAGCAAAGCCTTCGTTCAAATCAAATTCCACTTTGGCATCCATATCTGACACCCCGGCAGCTGATATACAAGAAGCATCTGCAGTGGTTGATGTACATTCCTCAGCATCATCTGCTTCTGTACCAGTCAACTTGGACCCTCTGGACCTCTCACGCTGTTCCATTTCTTGCACAGGAGATGCAAGTGACACCTTGTCAGTAGCTGGTCTACCATGTTGCTCATTGACTCCTTTGCTTTCCAAATTCTCCTCCAGACACTCCCCATCATAATTAGTATGAACTGAACCTAAACCAACTAAAATCCGATTCTTAGGGCTTGCAGGAGCATTACCTTCAGACTCGTTATTTTCTATCTCAGTATGCTTAAAATGGCTCCTTGCATCTCTTTCCTCATACTTTTCAACCTTCATTTTGACATTTTCAGGAACCAAACCTTTTTCACCGCCAGAAGGACGCAGCACCTCTTCATCGTTTCCTTTCACAACCTCAGAATGGATTAACAAAGCAGGAGGCTTCTCTTCTGTCTTCACACCACTGTTCAACCCTTCATTCGTAGCCTTCTTGTTCGTGCCATCAATCTCTAGACATGGGTAAGACGAGGAGCCTTCAATGGCTTCCATTTggacttttggacttgtaaCCATATCACTGAACTTCTCTTTTTCCAACATAGGACCACCTGCTATTTCTTTAGCATCAAGAATGGCATTTGCAGTCACCCCATCAACTGCCTTTTCATTATGAAGAGGTTTGCCTCCTTCAATATCCATGGTTTCTTCCATTGTGCTTGCAGGGGAGGAAGCCACTGCAGCAGTTATTTCATTTGATTTTCCCTTGCTTTCTATGCATGGGTATGTAGTTGACTGCAAGTCCATACTTGAAGAATTAAATCGCCCACTATCCCCTCCAATAGCTCTTTCAACAGACAAAGACGCAGGATCACTTTCTCCATTTTTATGCCCAACTTTACTGAAAATTATAACCTGCTTCTCATCCTCAACATGAGCACCATCATTAGACTGGCTATTATTTGGAACAAGGTCATCAATGGGAGATGATTTGACTTTCAAATCACTAGCTGTACAGGAGGGCTCAACTGCAGGTGCCTCTCTTTGCGGAGAATCAGTGGGTGGAAGCAAATCAGACTTGGACATCTCTCCAGCAGCAACACTAGCAAGCAGGTTCATTCCAACATCATCTCCAATGGACATAGCTATATTAGATTCTGAGAACTTGACACAACTTTCAATCAAAGCATTCATAGAGCGCAAAGAAGCCTCGTGTGAATTACATGGTTTATGTTTGTTTCCTGATGATGATGAAGCAGCTTTAGCTTTTGCCAATTTTTTACCCTTGTTGCCAGTCCTAGGGCGCTCTTCATCTGTAACGGCAGCGGTTGATCCATCACCCTCATCAGAACCAGTCAGCACATCTTTGAAATCATTACTCTGCCACGATTCAGTATTCACATCTGAAGTATTATTGGCTCGATAGCCATCACTCTTATCCTTCAAGCTACAATCATACTGATCATGCTTCTCTGAAACCACAGGAGAAGAAGCTCTGCTATTCACAATTGAAGGGTCTTCAAATGATGCTCCACTGACACTTTGCGCAGGACTGCGAACTCGATTGGGAATCTTAACAATCAATTTATGACTGTTACCCTCAATGCCAGGCCCATCAAGTGCCTTTTCACATGACAATCCAGATTGTGATTGTTTTTCTGAGGCTGGATTTTTGTGCAAGGAACTTCTGCTTGAACCACTTTCCTTTTGAGCTCCAGAGTGTGTGGAGCCAGGGTGGCCATTTATTGGTTTCCGATGCCGTGAAGAACCACCTGATTTCCTATTTCCACTCACTGAACCAGCAGTAGGGCTCCTTTTGTCCTTCCCTGAAAGTCCTGTTTTAGTATGGTCACTAGAACAAGATTGACTGTTGTGAGACTGACTGGAACTGCTGCTTTTCTCATCCCTTGCAGTACTCAGAGGGAAATCAGAGGCAACACCAGCAGCATGTCGAGGCTGGCCATCTTTCAAGTTAGTAATTGAGTGTGCATTTGATGGCACTGGTTTCATGGACCCCGGAGATGCAGATACAGTCCGAGAAGTGCTCTCCCCCTGGACAACCTTAACTGAAGCAGTTTTAGATGCAGAGAGCTGTGGTACCGAGCTCTTTATAGCAACATCAGTGGATGCTCCTGAGTGTCTGTTCCCACCGTGGGAAACTTCATGAAGACGTGTTCTTGGCCAGGGAACAGGCTGATTTGAACCAGACCTTGAATCATTGATGTTCATCTCAGCCTCAACACGCTTCTTCCAGGTGTCAACTAAACTTCTTGCTTTCTTCTGAATTTCCAAGTTCTTATGAGTGCGCAAATGATTCACAGACTTCCCAATGTTGCACATTTGTAAGGCCTGAAGATTTACAGGGAGCTTATCAAGTGCACGAAGTAAAACCAAGAGAAACTCCTCAACAGATTTATCACCATCCTTGGAGACACTACCATCACCAAGTTTCCCTTTATGTATTTCTTGGAGCCATTCATCTAATACAGGCAAGCCCCTGAGCTGCACAAACCGACTAAGGCAATCGAACTTATCTGTGGCTGCTATAACACCAACAAGTATAGACCGCCCAGCCAGATCTATTATCTTCTCGGTTCTGTCAGCCTGCATGAGCTGCACCAGTCTCTCGACCCCTTGAGAGTCTATGAGCCCTCCTTTCTCAGTGATTTTGGCAGTCTCAGATTTTAAACTGCTTTCCGTTCTACTGTGGCAGGAATCCCCATCATCTGCTTTTGTGGTACGCTCTCGTTTGACAGGCTCAGAGGCCTGATCTCCCCTTTCCCTTTTCTTCCCCTTTACTAGAGAAGGAACAGACGAGGCACTATTCTGAACACTATCTGAGGCACCTTTCAACTGCGATGTTGATGTCGGACCACTCATCGGCTTAGGAGATCGACCGCCTGACTGCAATGTTGCATGCATTTCACTTTGCGTCTTACGTAATAGGTGATCTACTTCTTCCTGATGTTCCTGTAAAATGAAGGTATCACTATGCTAAACTTCAACATATGAGAGAAAAAGATGTCCAAAAGCATAAAAGGCTCACATTAATATAATCCTGATCAGTTAGCCACCATAAACACTTGTTTGTAACATCATAAACCTGCCGACACACAAATGATGAAAACCCTGATGGAAGCTCAACACCTTTAGGAAGGAATGCAACTTTACACGGATGGAGTAGCGATGCAGCAGGAATCTCATCCTTATGAAAGGAATAGAAAATTTCGTTTGGCGCAGCTTCCAACAGGACGCCTTTGCCAAGCTTTACTTCAGCAGGACGATATAGCCAGTTCACACCTAACTTCAATTTATCTTCTTTACTCACGGCCAACCAACGAATTATTCCAATGAAAGGTGGGGAATCCTGAGGTGGTTTAAAAAGAGCACAGTCACCAACACTGATCTTGCGTCCATCCTGAATGTATATCAGGGGGGAAATAAGACAACTTCAGTTAATCAAGAAAACTGTGATCTTGAGGAGAAGAAAACACACACACTTGCAGAATATATAGATTACAAACAGCTGGTGTTGCTAAGAAAGAgaattttcattattattcttaAGTTGACTTCCAGCTACATCCCATAACAAATTATTATTCCCAAGTTGAGTAACATATGACAGAGAGCAGAATTATTGTTAATGCAATAAAGAGGATCATCATTGATTAGTGATCCTAGTCTAAACCATAGAAATATAAGTATGTTTTAGTATCATAATTAGGAATCTTTGTTTTAGGATAAGACCAAGATAGGAATCGAGCAGTCCAAATTAGATTGCAAAAGAGCATTTTTTGAATAACAGAGTccaaataaaaatgttaaaatagcCACTTCATTGAAATGGAAACATTACAAAACTTCTTACAAGGATAACAAGGGCTCTTCTCGTAGCAAACTAATCCCTGATAATGTCTAGTCCCCTGTACCACAGGTACCAAGCTATTACAAATATATTCCCAATGACTGACCAGCAAAGAGGAAAGTATTTCAATCCGGATGAAACTTCTCGAGCTGCCTTAGCCCCAAGTTGAAGAGACAGAAATCTTAACCCCTTGGAATTACTACTAAATTCCAAGCCATGAATCCTATACGAGGAACCGATGTGTATAACATCTAAAAGAGAAGTCAAATTGTTTAAACTGACTCACTAACATATTGAACCTCTGGAAGGTGCACTGGTACCAGGCGAACCTAGAAATTTATGCAAGATAACTATGTAAACTTTAAAGACCATTTATGCAGTTATGATGCGCATCAGAAAGATTAGTACAAGATTTATAAACTTTTATCGACACAGATTGTATGTAAAGAGCTATACCTTGATGGTTATTGCATGCAATTAAACAATTTTCCTGATCTAAAAATTAGATTTGCAGAAGGTATATCCATACCGCCTTATGGAAAACAACATAAAAATTACAGGATTCCCAAGTTCAACAttctgataatttaaaaaatacccTTAAGACACCTCCTTTTGTACGCCATCAAAAATCCAGAATAACCAAGCAGATGAATTTTTATCTATTTCCATGATCAGAAAAGCCTGTCCTGTTTTAGCACCATCTGTGTTGAAAAAAGTCTATTCTTATTTCAGTCTTAAAAGAGTCTACCCTTATTTCAGTTTCTAAAAAGTTAATCAAAACTGTTTTTACTTAATCAATAAGAAACAAAATATCTGAGAAATAAATTCCCAGTTTTCTTAATACAACAAACGTGGACCCAAGCCTAGAAATCACTTTCACTTGCTCACCCATAGGTGGCACCATACAACTCATGTTTGGTGCTTTGTCCATCATCTAGAACCTGCATGTCTGCTCCATATTCTGGTATGGGGACAGGAACTGATGGAAATGTTGAGTCCACATTTAATTTGTGAAGACTGGAGCTCATATTCTCTAGATCTCTACATGCAGATAGTTCTAAATGCAGTTCCACTCAACTAGCATGCTAACAACATCGAACATATAAGTCAAGCAAAATAAAGTAGTGGTTCTTTTGCGTAGTGGTAAGAACCATATGCTATCCTGACTATAAACAAAGACCAGAAAACTGACATTATAAAACATCCATCAAGTAGAGGATGAGTAGACCACAGGGAACCCACTATTGCATAAGTTTTCCTAGACTTAGGGG
This Carya illinoinensis cultivar Pawnee chromosome 11, C.illinoinensisPawnee_v1, whole genome shotgun sequence DNA region includes the following protein-coding sequences:
- the LOC122282044 gene encoding uncharacterized protein LOC122282044 isoform X4, whose product is MVLLRLQLIRSDSPPFIGIIRWLAVSKEDKLKLGVNWLYRPAEVKLGKGVLLEAAPNEIFYSFHKDEIPAASLLHPCKVAFLPKGVELPSGFSSFVCRQVYDVTNKCLWWLTDQDYINEHQEEVDHLLRKTQSEMHATLQSGGRSPKPMSGPTSTSQLKGASDSVQNSASSVPSLVKGKKRERGDQASEPVKRERTTKADDGDSCHSRTESSLKSETAKITEKGGLIDSQGVERLVQLMQADRTEKIIDLAGRSILVGVIAATDKFDCLSRFVQLRGLPVLDEWLQEIHKGKLGDGSVSKDGDKSVEEFLLVLLRALDKLPVNLQALQMCNIGKSVNHLRTHKNLEIQKKARSLVDTWKKRVEAEMNINDSRSGSNQPVPWPRTRLHEVSHGGNRHSGASTDVAIKSSVPQLSASKTASVKVVQGESTSRTVSASPGSMKPVPSNAHSITNLKDGQPRHAAGVASDFPLSTARDEKSSSSSQSHNSQSCSSDHTKTGLSGKDKRSPTAGSVSGNRKSGGSSRHRKPINGHPGSTHSGAQKESGSSRSSLHKNPASEKQSQSGLSCEKALDGPGIEGNSHKLIVKIPNRVRSPAQSVSGASFEDPSIVNSRASSPVVSEKHDQYDCSLKDKSDGYRANNTSDVNTESWQSNDFKDVLTGSDEGDGSTAAVTDEERPRTGNKGKKLAKAKAASSSSGNKHKPCNSHEASLRSMNALIESCVKFSESNIAMSIGDDVGMNLLASVAAGEMSKSDLLPPTDSPQREAPAVEPSCTASDLKVKSSPIDDLVPNNSQSNDGAHVEDEKQVIIFSKVGHKNGESDPASLSVERAIGGDSGRFNSSSMDLQSTTYPCIESKGKSNEITAAVASSPASTMEETMDIEGGKPLHNEKAVDGVTANAILDAKEIAGGPMLEKEKFSDMVTSPKVQMEAIEGSSSYPCLEIDGTNKKATNEGLNSGVKTEEKPPALLIHSEVVKGNDEEVLRPSGGEKGLVPENVKMKVEKYEERDARSHFKHTEIENNESEGNAPASPKNRILVGLGSVHTNYDGECLEENLESKGVNEQHGRPATDKVSLASPVQEMEQRERSRGSKLTGTEADDAEECTSTTADASCISAAGVSDMDAKVEFDLNEGFAVDDGKLGEINNLTAARCLAATPRVNPLPFLVSSVSGGLPASITVTAAAKGPFVPPDDLLKSKGELGWKGSAATSAFRPAEPRKAPEMPQGTTFIPLPDVTAGKHGRLPLDIDLNVPDERMLEDLASRDSAQEQGNLPGLTNNRGMAREELMGSAPVRFPGGLDLDLNRVVDTLDMGNHSTSSGRRMDVPLVPVKSPSGGPLNDAASAHRDFDLNNGPVVDEVSAETSPFVHLARSSLPVQAPVSSIRMSNAELGNFSPWFPSGGTYSAVSIMPDRGENHFPIVATGGAQRLLGPTAGSNPFSPDVYRGPVLSSAPAVPFPSSPFQYPVFPFGSFLLPSASFSGVSTAYVDSSSAGKVCYPAHTPFLGPAGAVSSHFPRPYVVSYPDSSNNSSGESSRKWGRRALDLNAGPGGQDIEGREETSLPQRQQSVASSQVIPNEQARTYQVVGGVLKRKEPEGGWDGYKQSPWQ
- the LOC122282044 gene encoding uncharacterized protein LOC122282044 isoform X3, with the translated sequence MVLLRLQLIRSDGRKISVGDCALFKPPQDSPPFIGIIRWLAVSKEDKLKLGVNWLYRPAEVKLGKGVLLEAAPNEIFYSFHKDEIPAASLLHPCKVAFLPKGVELPSGFSSFVCRQVYDVTNKCLWWLTDQDYINEHQEEVDHLLRKTQSEMHATLQSGGRSPKPMSGPTSTSQLKGASDSVQNSASSVPSLVKGKKRERGDQASEPVKRERTTKADDGDSCHSRTESSLKSETAKITEKGGLIDSQGVERLVQLMQADRTEKIIDLAGRSILVGVIAATDKFDCLSRFVQLRGLPVLDEWLQEIHKGKLGDGSVSKDGDKSVEEFLLVLLRALDKLPVNLQALQMCNIGKSVNHLRTHKNLEIQKKARSLVDTWKKRVEAEMNINDSRSGSNQPVPWPRTRLHEVSHGGNRHSGASTDVAIKSSVPQLSASKTASVKVVQGESTSRTVSASPGSMKPVPSNAHSITNLKDGQPRHAAGVASDFPLSTARDEKSSSSSQSHNSQSCSSDHTKTGLSGKDKRSPTAGSVSGNRKSGGSSRHRKPINGHPGSTHSGAQKESGSSRSSLHKNPASEKQSQSGLSCEKALDGPGIEGNSHKLIVKIPNRVRSPAQSVSGASFEDPSIVNSRASSPVVSEKHDQYDCSLKDKSDGYRANNTSDVNTESWQSNDFKDVLTGSDEGDGSTAAVTDEERPRTGNKGKKLAKAKAASSSSGNKHKPCNSHEASLRSMNALIESCVKFSESNIAMSIGDDVGMNLLASVAAGEMSKSDLLPPTDSPQREAPAVEPSCTASDLKVKSSPIDDLVPNNSQSNDGAHVEDEKQVIIFSKVGHKNGESDPASLSVERAIGGDSGRFNSSSMDLQSTTYPCIESKGKSNEITAAVASSPASTMEETMDIEGGKPLHNEKAVDGVTANAILDAKEIAGGPMLEKEKFSDMVTSPKVQMEAIEGSSSYPCLEIDGTNKKATNEGLNSGVKTEEKPPALLIHSEVVKGNDEEVLRPSGGEKGLVPENVKMKVEKYEERDARSHFKHTEIENNESEGNAPASPKNRILVGLGSVHTNYDGECLEENLESKGVNEQHGRPATDKVSLASPVQEMEQRERSRGSKLTGTEADDAEECTSTTADASCISAAGVSDMDAKVEFDLNEGFAVDDGKLGEINNLTAARCLAATPRVNPLPFLVSSVSGGLPASITVTAAAKGPFVPPDDLLKSKGELGWKGSAATSAFRPAEPRKAPEMPQGTTFIPLPDVTAGKHGRLPLDIDLNVPDERMLEDLASRDSAQEQGNLPGLTNNRGMAREELMGSAPVRFPGGLDLDLNRVVDTLDMGNHSTSSGRRMDVPLVPVKSPSGGPLNDAASAHRDFDLNNGPVVDEVSAETSPFVHLARSSLPVQAPVSSIRMSNAELGNFSPWFPSGGTYSAVSIMPDRGENHFPIVATGGAQRLLGPTAGSNPFSPDVYRGPVLSSAPAVPFPSSPFQYPVFPFGSFLLPSASFSGVSTAYVDSSSAGKVCYPAHTPFLGPAGAVSSHFPRPYVVSYPDSSNNSSGESSRKWGRRALDLNAGPGGQDIEGREETSLPQRQQSVASSQVIPNEQARTYQVVGGVLKRKEPEGGWDGYKQSPWQ